In Streptomyces canus, one DNA window encodes the following:
- a CDS encoding NPP1 family protein codes for MASPSFKKHRTRWFTGLAGAAALVVAFPSAAFAAPPKALPANAESAEYTYQPAFDYDTDGCYSTPAIGPDGTINGGLNPTGSLSGECHDASDLDNTNTYSRYKCNNGWCAYMYGLYFEKDQAIANSSIGGHRNDWEHVVIWVQNGTIQYVSTSNHGSFTVSAASGVRFDGTHAKIVYHKDGVSTHCFRLANSGDEPPENAKGTWQYPPLVGWNGYPAGLRDKLSAYDFGSANFGLKDANFAAHLSSAKPSGISFDPNA; via the coding sequence GTGGCGTCACCGTCGTTCAAGAAGCACCGCACGAGATGGTTCACCGGCCTGGCCGGCGCCGCCGCGCTCGTGGTCGCCTTCCCCTCCGCCGCGTTCGCCGCCCCGCCCAAGGCACTGCCCGCCAACGCCGAGAGCGCCGAGTACACCTACCAGCCGGCCTTCGACTACGACACCGACGGCTGCTACTCGACGCCCGCCATCGGCCCCGACGGCACGATCAACGGCGGTCTGAACCCGACGGGTTCACTCAGCGGCGAGTGCCATGACGCCTCGGACCTCGACAACACCAACACGTACTCGCGCTACAAGTGCAACAACGGCTGGTGCGCCTACATGTACGGCCTGTACTTCGAGAAGGACCAGGCGATAGCGAACAGCAGCATCGGCGGGCACCGCAACGACTGGGAGCACGTCGTGATCTGGGTGCAGAACGGCACGATCCAGTACGTGTCGACGTCCAACCACGGTTCGTTCACGGTGAGCGCGGCCTCCGGCGTCCGCTTCGACGGCACGCACGCGAAGATCGTCTACCACAAGGACGGCGTCAGCACGCACTGCTTCCGGCTGGCCAACTCGGGGGACGAGCCGCCGGAGAACGCCAAGGGCACGTGGCAGTACCCGCCGCTGGTCGGCTGGAACGGCTACCCGGCGGGGCTGCGCGACAAGCTGAGCGCGTACGACTTCGGCAGCGCCAACTTCGGTCTCAAGGACGCCAATTTCGCGGCCCACCTGTCGTCGGCGAAGCCGTCGGGGATCTCCTTCGACCCCAACGCCTGA
- a CDS encoding ABC transporter ATP-binding protein — MTPEAVSCTGLAYAFGDTTAVDGLDLTVEEGEVFGLLGPNGAGKTTAIRCITTLLTVPAGMIHVFGRDTATDAMAVRRLLGYVPQQLSADANLTGRENVTLFARVFDVARKERAERVAQALAAVDLTEAADRLASTYSGGMVRRLELAQALVSAPRLLILDEPTIGLDPIARTGVWEHINAVREATGMTVLVTTHYMDEADQYCDRVGLMHRGRIRALGTPDELRRGLAQSRGTETLPTLEDVFRDVAGSGLEDEGGDFRDVRSTRRTANRVG; from the coding sequence GTGACACCCGAAGCTGTTTCCTGTACGGGGCTCGCCTACGCCTTCGGTGACACCACCGCCGTGGACGGTCTGGACCTGACCGTCGAGGAGGGGGAGGTCTTCGGACTGCTCGGCCCCAACGGCGCCGGCAAGACCACCGCCATCCGCTGCATCACCACCCTGCTCACCGTCCCCGCCGGCATGATCCACGTCTTCGGCCGGGACACCGCCACCGACGCGATGGCCGTACGCCGGCTGCTCGGTTACGTCCCGCAGCAGCTGTCCGCCGACGCGAACCTGACCGGCAGGGAGAACGTCACCCTGTTCGCCCGGGTCTTCGACGTCGCCCGCAAGGAACGCGCCGAACGCGTCGCCCAGGCCCTGGCCGCGGTCGACCTCACCGAAGCCGCCGACCGGCTCGCCAGTACCTACTCCGGCGGCATGGTCCGCCGGCTGGAGCTCGCCCAGGCCCTGGTCAGCGCGCCCCGGCTGCTGATCCTCGACGAGCCGACCATCGGCCTCGACCCGATCGCCCGCACCGGCGTGTGGGAGCACATCAACGCCGTGCGTGAGGCGACCGGCATGACGGTCCTCGTGACCACCCACTACATGGACGAGGCCGACCAGTACTGCGACCGGGTCGGCCTCATGCACCGCGGCCGCATCCGCGCCCTCGGCACCCCGGACGAACTCCGCCGGGGCCTTGCCCAGAGCCGGGGCACCGAGACCCTGCCGACCCTGGAGGACGTCTTTCGCGACGTCGCCGGCAGCGGACTCGAAGACGAGGGAGGGGATTTCCGCGATGTCCGAAGCACCCGCCGCACCGCGAACCGTGTCGGCTGA
- the hemC gene encoding hydroxymethylbilane synthase: MSLPELIRIVSRDSPMALAQVERVRSELTALYPGVRTEVVPVRTTGDKWMGDLSKVEGKGAFTKEVDAALLAGDADLAVHCVKDVPADRPLPAGTTFAAFLKRDDIRDALIHPGGLTLDELPDGTRIGTSSVRRVAQLAATHPHLECVPFRGNANRRLAKLAAGEADALLLAVSGLERIGREDVISEILSPETMMPPIGAGILALQCRVGDTELIDTVSALGDPDTFREATAERMFLHVLQGHCNSPIAGYARVDHSDELSLRACVFTADGKTRLNAHEWAGRLDPATLGTSVAVALLRQGAREIIDGIPH, encoded by the coding sequence ATGTCCCTCCCGGAACTGATCCGCATCGTCTCCCGTGACTCGCCGATGGCGCTGGCTCAAGTGGAGCGTGTCAGAAGCGAGTTGACGGCCCTGTACCCCGGTGTGCGCACCGAGGTCGTACCGGTGAGGACGACCGGTGACAAGTGGATGGGCGACCTGTCCAAGGTCGAGGGCAAGGGCGCGTTCACCAAGGAGGTCGACGCCGCGCTGCTGGCCGGTGACGCCGATCTCGCGGTGCACTGCGTGAAGGACGTGCCCGCCGACCGGCCCCTCCCGGCGGGCACCACGTTCGCGGCGTTCCTGAAGCGGGACGACATCCGCGACGCCCTGATCCACCCGGGCGGCCTCACTCTGGACGAGCTTCCGGACGGGACCCGGATCGGCACCTCCTCGGTGCGCCGCGTGGCCCAGCTGGCCGCCACCCACCCGCACCTGGAGTGTGTGCCGTTCCGCGGCAACGCCAACCGTCGGCTGGCCAAGCTGGCGGCCGGCGAGGCGGACGCGCTGCTGCTCGCGGTCTCCGGCCTGGAACGCATCGGCCGCGAGGACGTGATCAGCGAGATCCTCTCCCCCGAGACGATGATGCCGCCGATCGGCGCGGGCATCCTCGCGCTCCAGTGCCGGGTGGGCGACACCGAGCTGATCGACACGGTCAGCGCGCTGGGTGATCCGGACACCTTCCGGGAGGCGACCGCCGAGCGGATGTTCCTGCATGTCCTGCAGGGCCACTGCAACAGCCCGATCGCGGGGTACGCGCGGGTGGACCACAGCGACGAACTTTCCCTGCGCGCCTGTGTGTTCACCGCGGACGGCAAGACGCGGCTGAACGCCCACGAGTGGGCGGGCCGGCTCGATCCGGCCACGCTGGGCACCTCGGTCGCCGTGGCTCTGCTGCGTCAGGGCGCCCGCGAGATCATCGACGGCATCCCGCACTGA
- a CDS encoding ABC transporter permease, with amino-acid sequence MSEAPAAPRTVSADPGSISLLLRPPEPRAGWRVLPARVVAMCAVELQKLGHDRTELYTRAVQPALWLLIFGQTFTRIKAIPTQGIPYIDYLAPGIIAQSAMFIAIFYGIQIIWERDAGILNKLLVTPTPRSALTTGKAFAAGVKSLIQAVVVIVIAALLGVSLTWNPLKLLGVGAIVILGSAFFSCLSMTIAGIVLSRDRLMGIGQAITMPLFFGSNALYPLSVMPGWLQAVSKVNPLSYEVDALRGLLLGTHAHLALDFGVLAVAAALGITAASSLLGRLAR; translated from the coding sequence ATGTCCGAAGCACCCGCCGCACCGCGAACCGTGTCGGCTGACCCGGGATCCATCAGTCTGCTGCTCCGCCCGCCGGAGCCCCGCGCGGGCTGGCGAGTGCTGCCCGCCCGGGTCGTGGCGATGTGCGCCGTGGAACTGCAGAAGCTCGGCCACGACCGCACCGAGCTCTACACCCGCGCGGTCCAGCCCGCCCTGTGGCTGCTGATCTTCGGTCAGACCTTCACCCGCATCAAGGCGATCCCCACTCAGGGCATCCCCTACATCGACTATCTGGCGCCCGGGATCATCGCCCAGTCGGCGATGTTCATCGCGATCTTCTACGGCATCCAGATCATCTGGGAGCGGGACGCGGGCATCCTCAACAAGTTGCTGGTCACGCCCACCCCGCGCTCGGCACTCACCACGGGGAAGGCCTTCGCGGCCGGCGTGAAGTCGCTGATCCAGGCGGTCGTCGTCATCGTCATCGCCGCGCTCCTCGGGGTGTCCCTGACCTGGAACCCACTGAAGCTCCTCGGCGTGGGGGCGATCGTGATCCTCGGCTCGGCGTTCTTCTCCTGCCTGTCGATGACCATCGCCGGCATCGTGCTCAGCAGGGACCGTCTGATGGGCATCGGGCAGGCCATCACCATGCCGCTCTTCTTCGGCTCGAACGCCCTGTACCCCCTGTCCGTCATGCCGGGCTGGCTCCAGGCCGTGAGCAAGGTGAACCCGCTCAGCTACGAAGTCGACGCCCTGCGCGGCCTCCTTCTCGGCACCCACGCCCATCTGGCGCTCGACTTCGGGGTGCTGGCCGTGGCCGCCGCGCTCGGCATCACCGCGGCCTCCTCGCTCCTCGGCCGACTGGCCCGTTGA
- a CDS encoding MFS transporter, with amino-acid sequence MGSVRPAPWRRAAVVAALMLAAFTFNTTENLPVGLLSLMADDLRVSLTAVGALVTGYGLAVAVGSLPLAHVTRSVPRRHLMSGLLAVLAVASWISALAAVSYGLLLAARVATALAQALFWAVMGPVAVGLFAPERRGRIIGLLSVGGSLATVAGVPAGTWLGGHSGWRVPFAVLGALAVISLAVVAVLLPTSPPQEGHSAYGAAPDRRRFAVVLTTTALSVTGAFTGFTYIVAFLDEVSGFGQDAVSAVLMAFGAAALAGVTVAGPLLDRFPRATLTVPVAGQTVALIGLYAGGSGQGATVVLLMLLGASVAPLFMATQSQVLRVAPGRTETALAANSAAFNVGVAVGALLGGALLPLTGIRGTFLAGGLLTAVALVVLSWPESVVSRAAVDAPEPNIR; translated from the coding sequence ATGGGCAGCGTACGTCCGGCCCCCTGGCGCAGGGCCGCCGTCGTCGCGGCGCTGATGCTGGCGGCGTTCACCTTCAACACCACCGAGAACCTCCCGGTGGGTCTGCTGTCCCTGATGGCGGACGATCTGCGGGTCTCGCTCACGGCGGTGGGCGCGCTGGTCACCGGCTACGGCCTGGCGGTGGCCGTCGGCTCCCTGCCGCTGGCCCACGTCACCCGGTCCGTGCCGCGCCGACATCTGATGTCCGGTCTGCTCGCGGTGCTCGCGGTGGCCAGCTGGATCTCCGCGCTCGCCGCCGTGTCGTACGGTCTGCTGCTGGCGGCCCGGGTGGCGACCGCGCTGGCGCAGGCGCTGTTCTGGGCGGTGATGGGGCCGGTCGCGGTCGGGCTGTTCGCGCCCGAGCGCCGGGGCCGGATCATCGGGCTGCTGTCGGTCGGCGGTTCGCTGGCCACGGTCGCCGGGGTACCGGCGGGGACCTGGCTGGGCGGGCACAGCGGCTGGCGGGTGCCGTTCGCCGTCCTCGGCGCACTCGCCGTCATATCGCTGGCCGTGGTGGCCGTACTACTGCCGACCTCACCGCCGCAGGAGGGTCATTCGGCGTACGGGGCCGCCCCCGACCGGCGCCGGTTCGCGGTCGTGCTCACCACCACCGCGCTCTCGGTGACGGGCGCGTTCACCGGGTTCACGTACATCGTGGCCTTCCTGGACGAGGTGAGCGGGTTCGGCCAGGACGCGGTGAGCGCGGTGCTCATGGCGTTCGGGGCGGCGGCGCTGGCCGGGGTCACGGTGGCCGGCCCTCTGCTGGACCGGTTTCCACGGGCCACGCTGACCGTGCCGGTGGCGGGACAGACCGTTGCTCTGATCGGCCTGTACGCGGGCGGCAGCGGCCAGGGCGCGACCGTCGTCCTGCTGATGCTGCTGGGCGCCTCGGTGGCACCGCTGTTCATGGCGACGCAGAGCCAGGTGCTGCGTGTCGCGCCGGGACGCACCGAGACGGCCCTCGCCGCCAACTCGGCCGCGTTCAACGTGGGCGTGGCCGTCGGCGCCCTGCTCGGTGGCGCGCTGCTGCCCTTGACCGGGATCCGCGGCACGTTCCTCGCGGGCGGGCTGCTGACGGCAGTGGCGCTGGTGGTGCTGTCCTGGCCGGAGTCGGTCGTCTCGAGGGCGGCGGTGGACGCACCCGAGCCCAACATCCGATGA
- a CDS encoding ArsR/SmtB family transcription factor, producing the protein MPLTLRLGTDDLRRCRFAVSPLCQTHEALRMLRRSARHGYHRAWLRRAAPTVAGLDLSPLWLFIPPVGGYTPDFLGPPPEEPYPRFEDELARVRATDPALAHTEMARSLACTPGLTESPQGRAALDDPAAAVRRLADLTEQAWRALVAPDWARHRAVLEADIAHRSRQVADAGLDALFAGLHPDVDWADGSLTLPVRGDLTDAQLADGRGVLLMPSVFVWPDVVSGFARPWQPTVIYPARGMGGLHTDEMPRPSEALARLLGRQRAAILAGLEDPASTTDLARRHGLAPSTVSAHLSVLREAGLLGSRRRGHHVLYERTPLGDAVASGG; encoded by the coding sequence GTGCCGCTCACGCTGCGTCTGGGGACCGACGACCTGCGACGGTGCCGGTTCGCGGTCTCCCCGCTGTGCCAGACCCACGAGGCGCTGCGCATGCTGCGCCGGTCCGCCCGGCACGGCTACCACCGGGCCTGGCTGCGCCGCGCCGCGCCCACCGTGGCCGGACTCGACCTGTCCCCGCTGTGGCTGTTCATCCCGCCGGTCGGCGGCTACACCCCCGACTTCCTGGGGCCGCCGCCGGAGGAGCCGTACCCCCGTTTCGAGGACGAACTGGCCCGCGTGCGCGCCACCGATCCCGCCCTGGCCCACACCGAGATGGCCCGCTCGCTCGCCTGCACACCTGGGCTCACCGAGTCGCCGCAGGGCCGGGCCGCCCTCGACGACCCGGCCGCTGCCGTGCGGCGCCTCGCCGACCTCACCGAACAGGCCTGGCGGGCGCTGGTCGCCCCGGACTGGGCACGCCATCGTGCCGTGCTGGAGGCCGACATCGCCCACCGGTCCCGGCAGGTGGCGGACGCGGGCCTGGACGCGCTGTTCGCCGGTCTGCACCCGGACGTCGACTGGGCCGACGGGAGCCTCACCCTTCCCGTGCGCGGCGACCTGACGGACGCCCAACTCGCCGACGGACGGGGTGTGCTGCTCATGCCGAGTGTGTTCGTCTGGCCGGATGTGGTGAGCGGCTTCGCCCGGCCCTGGCAGCCGACGGTCATCTATCCCGCGCGCGGCATGGGCGGACTGCACACCGACGAGATGCCGCGCCCCTCGGAGGCGCTCGCACGCCTGCTGGGACGGCAACGAGCGGCGATCCTGGCCGGCCTCGAGGACCCGGCCTCGACCACCGACCTGGCCCGCCGCCACGGGCTCGCCCCCTCGACCGTCTCCGCCCATCTGTCGGTCCTGCGGGAAGCGGGTCTGCTCGGCTCACGACGACGGGGCCACCACGTGCTGTACGAGCGAACGCCGCTCGGCGACGCGGTGGCCTCCGGCGGCTGA
- a CDS encoding GNAT family N-acetyltransferase → MSEAPLVRHAERADLPAVAELAARHAQYEKAAPPPDDLPDRLAALLFDTAAPRLRCLVAALPDGEVVGYATCSPELSTWEGREYLHMDCLFLLPGHRGLGLGVLLMDAVAAEARALGLDEVQWQTPVWNDGAIRFYDRMGARARQKVRFSLPVAP, encoded by the coding sequence ATGAGCGAGGCCCCTCTCGTCCGGCACGCCGAGCGCGCCGACCTCCCCGCGGTCGCCGAACTCGCCGCCCGGCACGCGCAGTACGAGAAGGCGGCACCACCCCCGGACGACCTGCCCGACCGACTGGCCGCGCTCCTCTTCGACACCGCCGCGCCCCGTCTGCGCTGCCTGGTGGCCGCACTCCCGGACGGCGAAGTCGTCGGCTACGCCACCTGCTCGCCGGAGCTCTCCACCTGGGAGGGCCGCGAATACCTGCACATGGACTGCCTGTTCCTGCTGCCCGGCCACCGCGGCCTCGGACTCGGCGTCCTGCTCATGGACGCCGTGGCCGCCGAGGCCCGCGCGCTGGGGCTCGACGAGGTGCAGTGGCAGACGCCGGTCTGGAACGACGGGGCGATCCGGTTCTACGACCGGATGGGCGCCCGCGCCAGGCAAAAGGTGCGCTTCTCCCTACCCGTTGCTCCCTGA
- a CDS encoding questin oxidase family protein, with protein sequence MDTIDTSDTSGHLEEALDRVHASGPEREGWLSNHAPMVVEALAAHGQAGSVHRWLDLYRDRLEDFPDRTAPVTDDNWPSALGDPRRIADWTDHFSRALAERPWKDVLAEWWPRLLPGLYGGATHTVIRVGHAVRAVEAEENAPRLTELAHALGYWAARHQPVTGLVTLPGAATATDALDAVPAIGPGHVGFRNRLAAVRRLPVWAQEVTDPDTAKERLTELVRAATHRYATHGHGEPTMLVHAATAPNAVLRTLDSLPRDQWIPSLHAAWTASAAVTAMYAPVAPVAYAPPAHLAPEEVVERALAHGDEHVIKLTDTALDIGDEQALAAALRSVELSEPLV encoded by the coding sequence ATGGACACGATCGATACGAGCGACACGAGCGGACACCTCGAGGAGGCCCTGGACCGCGTCCACGCCTCCGGCCCGGAGCGAGAGGGCTGGCTGTCCAACCACGCCCCCATGGTCGTCGAGGCACTCGCCGCGCACGGGCAGGCCGGCTCCGTGCACCGGTGGCTGGACCTCTACCGGGACAGGCTGGAGGACTTCCCCGACCGCACCGCCCCCGTCACGGACGACAACTGGCCCTCGGCGCTGGGTGATCCGCGCCGGATCGCGGACTGGACCGACCATTTCTCCCGCGCGCTCGCCGAGCGCCCCTGGAAGGACGTGCTCGCCGAGTGGTGGCCGCGCCTGCTGCCGGGCCTGTACGGCGGTGCCACACACACGGTCATCCGGGTCGGCCACGCCGTCCGCGCCGTGGAGGCCGAGGAGAACGCGCCCCGGCTCACCGAACTCGCGCACGCGCTGGGTTACTGGGCGGCCCGCCACCAGCCCGTGACAGGGCTCGTGACTCTGCCGGGTGCGGCGACCGCCACGGACGCCCTGGACGCCGTACCCGCGATCGGGCCGGGGCACGTGGGGTTCCGGAACCGTCTGGCCGCCGTACGCCGACTGCCCGTGTGGGCGCAGGAGGTGACCGACCCGGACACCGCGAAGGAGCGGCTCACCGAACTCGTCCGCGCCGCGACCCACCGCTACGCCACCCACGGTCACGGCGAGCCGACGATGCTCGTCCACGCGGCCACGGCCCCCAACGCCGTGCTGCGGACCCTGGATTCCCTTCCCCGCGACCAGTGGATACCCAGCCTGCACGCGGCCTGGACGGCGTCGGCGGCGGTGACGGCGATGTACGCGCCCGTGGCGCCGGTCGCCTACGCCCCTCCCGCGCACCTGGCGCCCGAAGAGGTCGTGGAACGAGCCCTCGCCCACGGCGACGAGCACGTCATCAAGCTCACCGACACCGCCCTGGACATCGGCGACGAACAGGCCCTCGCGGCCGCCCTGCGCTCGGTCGAACTCAGCGAGCCGCTCGTCTGA
- a CDS encoding MarR family winged helix-turn-helix transcriptional regulator, translating to MDEETFPEELADALVGVQRLLRRRLRAGLTVPRLRGAEVELLRLVESRPGIGVSDAAKELYLAGNSVSTLVNQLVKEGHLVRETDPADRRAARLLLTEKAEARLGDWKQRRVALVGRHITRLDAADQEALRAALPALRALAFTLHEEAEEK from the coding sequence GTGGACGAGGAGACCTTCCCGGAAGAGCTGGCCGACGCGCTCGTCGGCGTCCAGCGGCTGCTCAGGCGCAGGCTGCGCGCCGGACTGACCGTGCCGCGGCTGCGCGGCGCCGAGGTCGAACTGCTGCGCCTGGTCGAGTCACGGCCCGGCATCGGCGTCTCCGACGCCGCCAAGGAGCTGTATCTGGCCGGGAACTCCGTCTCGACCCTGGTCAACCAGCTGGTCAAGGAGGGCCATCTGGTCCGGGAGACCGACCCCGCGGACCGGCGCGCCGCCCGTCTGCTGCTCACCGAGAAGGCCGAGGCGCGCCTCGGGGACTGGAAGCAGCGGCGCGTGGCGCTCGTGGGCCGGCACATCACCCGACTGGACGCGGCCGATCAGGAGGCCCTGCGCGCGGCACTTCCCGCGCTCCGCGCGCTCGCGTTCACGCTGCACGAGGAGGCCGAGGAGAAGTGA
- a CDS encoding VOC family protein, with translation MNHDPGHPTATADVVSTHHVFGAPCWVSLTSRDQQTTEEFYGAVLGWEWKPLKLGERFRVALVDGTPVAGIAAVASMWQMAVAWTAYFAVPSADEAVARVQERGGTLAVGPLSFPPGRAALLSDRDGAAFGVWEGELVANWERWRRAQPAFVRLHTRDAFDAAIFYGEVLDWATERPGGCEVRYEAGEVVLRSRGDVVARIESGALGSAPDPGIRPHWQVHFAVADVAACAKAAEVRGGSVLSQNGEDAVLRDPDGAQFTVTSRRVH, from the coding sequence ATGAACCACGATCCGGGACATCCCACCGCGACCGCGGATGTCGTCTCCACGCACCATGTGTTCGGTGCCCCCTGCTGGGTCAGCCTGACCAGCCGTGACCAGCAGACCACGGAGGAGTTCTACGGGGCCGTGCTCGGGTGGGAGTGGAAGCCCCTGAAACTCGGCGAGCGCTTCCGGGTCGCGCTGGTGGACGGCACGCCCGTCGCCGGGATCGCGGCGGTGGCGTCGATGTGGCAGATGGCGGTGGCCTGGACCGCGTACTTCGCGGTGCCCAGCGCGGACGAGGCAGTGGCCCGCGTACAGGAACGCGGTGGCACCCTGGCGGTGGGCCCGCTGTCCTTCCCGCCCGGCCGGGCGGCCCTGCTCTCGGACCGCGACGGGGCGGCCTTCGGCGTCTGGGAGGGCGAGCTCGTCGCCAACTGGGAGAGGTGGCGCCGCGCCCAGCCGGCCTTCGTACGGCTGCACACCCGCGACGCGTTCGACGCCGCGATCTTCTACGGCGAGGTCCTCGACTGGGCGACGGAGCGTCCCGGCGGCTGCGAGGTCCGCTACGAGGCCGGCGAGGTGGTGCTGCGCAGCAGGGGCGACGTGGTGGCGCGCATCGAGTCGGGGGCGCTGGGCTCGGCCCCCGATCCCGGCATCCGGCCGCACTGGCAGGTCCACTTCGCGGTCGCGGATGTGGCGGCCTGCGCCAAGGCGGCGGAGGTCCGCGGCGGCAGCGTGCTCTCGCAGAACGGCGAGGACGCCGTCCTGCGCGACCCCGACGGAGCCCAGTTCACGGTGACCTCACGCCGCGTGCACTGA
- a CDS encoding SigB/SigF/SigG family RNA polymerase sigma factor produces the protein MSSVATRRQPHPHDDAPDTDKAFVRLARLPDGSERKALRDELVELWLPMAERIAVRFRGRGESLEDLYQVAALGLVKAVDHYDPARGSAFEAYAVPTVTGEIKRHFRDHMWTLHVPRRVQDLRNRVRQASKELAQTPGRAPTVAEIAERAQLTEDEVRTGAEALECFSALSLEAEMPGTDGYALGDALGGPDPGFDVVVDRVAVRPCLEALPERERTILYLRFFQGMTQSGIAEELGISQMHVSRLLSTCFAHLREEVLADAD, from the coding sequence ATGTCGTCCGTCGCCACCAGAAGACAACCTCATCCGCACGACGACGCCCCCGACACCGACAAGGCGTTCGTGCGCCTGGCGCGACTGCCCGACGGTTCGGAACGCAAGGCTCTGCGGGACGAGCTGGTCGAGCTCTGGCTGCCCATGGCCGAGCGGATCGCCGTCCGGTTCCGGGGCCGCGGGGAGTCCCTCGAGGACCTCTACCAGGTGGCCGCCCTCGGACTCGTCAAGGCGGTCGACCATTACGACCCGGCACGCGGGAGCGCCTTCGAGGCGTACGCGGTGCCGACCGTGACCGGTGAGATCAAGCGGCACTTCCGCGACCACATGTGGACGCTGCACGTGCCGCGCCGGGTGCAGGACCTGCGCAACCGGGTCCGGCAGGCATCGAAGGAGCTCGCACAGACGCCAGGGCGGGCGCCCACCGTGGCCGAGATCGCCGAGCGGGCGCAGTTGACCGAGGACGAGGTACGCACCGGTGCGGAGGCGCTGGAGTGCTTCTCGGCGCTGTCGCTGGAGGCGGAGATGCCCGGCACCGACGGCTACGCCCTGGGCGACGCGCTCGGCGGCCCCGACCCCGGCTTCGACGTGGTCGTCGACCGTGTGGCCGTCAGGCCCTGTCTGGAGGCCCTGCCGGAGCGCGAGCGGACCATCCTGTACCTGCGCTTCTTCCAGGGCATGACACAGAGCGGCATCGCCGAGGAACTCGGCATCTCGCAGATGCATGTCTCCCGGCTGCTCAGTACGTGTTTCGCGCACCTGCGCGAGGAGGTCCTGGCCGACGCCGACTGA
- a CDS encoding ANTAR domain-containing protein produces the protein MPVVPNEPADESDRIFALEEEIGQLKEAMASHAVVDQAIGMVVALGRVAPDQGWEVLKDVSQHTNIKLRNVADLILIWGRSGDIPPEIRAELEDALDRYGPTQIPGAPPE, from the coding sequence GTGCCAGTCGTACCGAACGAACCCGCCGACGAGTCGGACCGGATCTTCGCCCTGGAGGAGGAGATCGGCCAGCTCAAGGAAGCGATGGCCTCGCACGCGGTCGTGGACCAGGCCATCGGCATGGTCGTCGCGCTCGGCAGGGTCGCCCCGGATCAGGGCTGGGAGGTACTGAAGGACGTCTCCCAGCACACGAACATCAAGCTGCGCAACGTCGCGGACCTGATCCTCATCTGGGGACGCTCCGGCGACATCCCGCCGGAGATCCGAGCCGAGCTGGAAGACGCCCTCGACCGTTACGGCCCCACGCAGATTCCGGGGGCGCCGCCCGAGTGA
- the ligD gene encoding non-homologous end-joining DNA ligase, whose amino-acid sequence MTLPSISPMLATPGALPPASQDARWAYETKQDGQRVVVYLAGNGDVVLRARSGEEITGAYPELRPLGGALGATPAVLDGEILALDEQGRADFQLLQPRMQLAHSPARAARRAAEAPVHLVLFDLMHLGPRSLLALPYAQRRARLDELELTGPHWSTPAALVGHGEQALRATREHGLEGLVCKRLDSVYEPGVRSRAWIKIRNMRSEDVVVGGWLPGKGRLTGLPGSVLVGQRGGGRLHYVGNVGTGWSEAERTELASLLATAATDVCPFDPVPRVPGAHWVLPRLVGEVRYSTRTRAGLLRQPSWLRLRPDLAPEESSADLPDAPV is encoded by the coding sequence GTGACCCTCCCGTCGATCTCACCCATGCTCGCCACACCCGGCGCCCTGCCGCCCGCCTCACAGGACGCGCGATGGGCCTACGAGACCAAGCAGGACGGCCAGCGAGTGGTGGTCTACCTCGCCGGGAACGGCGACGTGGTGCTGCGCGCCCGGTCCGGGGAGGAGATCACCGGCGCCTATCCCGAACTGCGGCCACTGGGCGGTGCGCTCGGCGCCACCCCCGCCGTGCTCGACGGGGAGATCCTGGCGCTGGACGAACAGGGCCGTGCGGACTTCCAGTTGCTGCAACCGCGCATGCAGTTGGCCCACTCCCCGGCCAGAGCCGCGCGCCGGGCGGCCGAAGCGCCCGTGCATCTCGTGCTGTTCGACCTGATGCACCTGGGGCCGCGCTCGCTCCTCGCCCTCCCCTACGCACAGCGGCGCGCTCGACTGGACGAACTGGAACTCACCGGCCCGCACTGGTCGACACCCGCCGCCCTCGTCGGCCACGGCGAACAGGCCCTGCGCGCCACGCGTGAGCACGGTCTGGAAGGCCTGGTCTGCAAACGGCTCGACTCGGTGTACGAGCCAGGAGTGCGCTCCCGCGCCTGGATCAAGATCCGCAACATGCGCAGCGAGGACGTCGTCGTGGGCGGCTGGCTGCCCGGCAAGGGCAGGCTCACGGGCCTGCCGGGATCGGTACTGGTCGGACAGCGGGGCGGCGGGCGGCTGCACTACGTCGGCAATGTGGGCACCGGCTGGAGCGAGGCGGAACGGACAGAGCTCGCCTCGCTGTTGGCCACCGCGGCCACGGACGTGTGCCCCTTCGATCCCGTGCCGCGGGTCCCGGGTGCGCACTGGGTGCTGCCCCGGCTGGTCGGCGAGGTCCGCTACAGCACCCGTACCCGGGCGGGGCTGCTGCGTCAGCCGTCCTGGCTGCGGCTGCGGCCTGATCTCGCGCCGGAGGAGTCCTCGGCCGACCTCCCCGACGCACCTGTGTGA